In Methylotenera sp. L2L1, the following proteins share a genomic window:
- a CDS encoding type 4a pilus biogenesis protein PilO, with the protein MKLEDFNNIDINNAGNLPAPVKAVLLGVVFFVLLALGYYLVLSPTLDTLDTEKAKEEELRKVYFDKKSQAINLEAYQAQMVEIEKTFGALLKQLPDRSQIDGLLTDINQAGLARGLEFELFKPGQETQAEFYAEMPISIKVTGAYHDLGAFATDISKLSRIVTLGDVFVVNKDAASKSKDAKAKPNAGDSTLVMEAVAKTYRYLDAAEIAEKRRAESEKAKEKSKSKSKSKSKSDKKGK; encoded by the coding sequence ATGAAGTTAGAAGATTTTAATAACATCGACATCAATAATGCGGGTAATTTGCCTGCACCAGTTAAGGCCGTATTGTTAGGAGTGGTGTTCTTTGTGTTGCTTGCACTTGGCTATTATTTGGTGCTCAGCCCGACTTTAGACACACTAGATACAGAAAAAGCCAAAGAGGAAGAGCTTAGAAAAGTTTACTTTGATAAAAAAAGTCAGGCGATTAATCTAGAAGCATATCAAGCGCAAATGGTCGAAATTGAAAAGACTTTTGGGGCCTTGCTAAAACAACTGCCTGACCGCTCTCAAATTGATGGATTGTTGACCGATATTAATCAGGCAGGTCTAGCGCGTGGCTTAGAGTTTGAATTATTTAAGCCGGGTCAAGAAACGCAAGCAGAGTTTTATGCAGAGATGCCGATATCGATTAAAGTGACGGGCGCTTATCATGACCTAGGTGCTTTTGCGACAGATATATCAAAGCTATCGAGAATTGTGACCTTAGGCGACGTGTTTGTCGTGAATAAGGATGCGGCAAGTAAAAGTAAAGATGCCAAAGCAAAACCAAATGCTGGCGATAGCACCTTGGTGATGGAGGCTGTTGCTAAAACTTACCGGTACTTAGATGCTGCTGAGATTGCCGAAAAACGTAGAGCTGAGAGTGAAAAAGCGAAAGAGAAGTCCAAATCAAAGTCTAAGTCCAAGTCAAAATCTGATAAGAAAGGTAAATAG
- a CDS encoding PilN domain-containing protein — protein MIRVNLLPHRQIRREARQREFGLMALFSAIAACAILFMAYTIINSKVQSQLERNQRLNNAITKLDKEIADIKDLKEQISAMLERKQVVENLQTNRSQAVIVFDEISRQLPEGMYIKSFKQEGKVITIEGVADTNARVATLVRNFNQSNWLESPILIEIKAITVGVQKQNLFTLKVSLKTPITETDDAGAKATAGSARKS, from the coding sequence ATGATACGTGTCAATCTACTACCACATCGCCAAATAAGGCGCGAAGCAAGGCAGCGAGAATTCGGTTTAATGGCCTTGTTCAGCGCTATTGCAGCATGTGCGATTCTGTTTATGGCTTATACCATTATCAACAGTAAGGTTCAGTCTCAGTTGGAGCGCAATCAGCGCCTTAATAACGCGATTACAAAGCTAGACAAGGAAATCGCTGATATTAAAGACTTGAAAGAGCAAATTAGTGCGATGCTTGAGCGTAAGCAAGTGGTTGAGAATTTGCAGACTAATCGAAGTCAGGCTGTGATTGTTTTTGATGAGATTAGCCGTCAATTGCCAGAAGGCATGTATATCAAAAGCTTTAAGCAGGAAGGCAAGGTCATCACCATAGAGGGGGTTGCCGATACCAACGCCAGAGTGGCGACATTGGTGCGCAATTTTAACCAATCTAATTGGTTGGAGTCTCCGATATTGATCGAAATTAAGGCAATCACAGTTGGTGTGCAGAAACAAAACCTATTTACGCTCAAGGTGAGTTTAAAAACGCCGATAACAGAGACAGATGATGCAGGTGCTAAAGCGACAGCTGGAAGTGCGAGAAAATCATGA
- a CDS encoding pilus assembly protein PilM — protein MKFSFFTESVPPLVGIDISSTSVKMVELISDGRGGYKLENYSISPLAKDAISDGNVGDLEKVADAVKLGWKLLGSREKRVALALPSSAVIAKKVVMSADLREEDMEVQVEAEANQYIPFSLEEVNLDFQVLGPAPNNPDEVEVLIAAARKEKIEDRVAAAEGAGLKVIVMDVESYATEAAYTLVAGQLPNAGREQTVMIVDIGATMMHINVLHNNAPIYAREQSFGGAQLTQEVQRRFGLSQEEAEIAKRKGGLPESYESEVLQPFVQLLAMEVARALQFFTSSTQYNRVDHIVLAGGCASIPEIDITVQDRTQVNTIVANPFHSMAVSAKVRPQQAATDAPALLIACGLAMRGFAL, from the coding sequence TTGAAATTCAGCTTTTTTACAGAATCGGTACCCCCGCTAGTAGGAATAGATATAAGCTCAACCTCAGTTAAAATGGTTGAGCTTATTAGTGATGGGCGTGGTGGTTACAAACTTGAGAACTATTCAATCTCTCCTCTTGCAAAAGATGCTATTTCTGATGGCAACGTTGGCGACCTGGAAAAAGTTGCTGATGCTGTAAAGCTAGGCTGGAAGCTGCTTGGCTCGCGTGAGAAGCGCGTTGCCTTAGCATTGCCCTCCTCTGCTGTCATTGCTAAAAAAGTCGTCATGTCTGCTGATCTACGTGAAGAAGACATGGAAGTGCAAGTCGAAGCTGAGGCTAATCAATACATCCCCTTTTCACTCGAAGAGGTGAATCTAGACTTTCAAGTACTCGGCCCTGCGCCCAATAATCCTGATGAAGTTGAAGTGCTCATCGCTGCTGCACGTAAAGAAAAAATCGAAGATCGCGTTGCCGCTGCCGAAGGCGCTGGTTTAAAAGTCATCGTCATGGATGTAGAGTCATACGCGACCGAGGCTGCATATACGTTAGTTGCCGGTCAGCTTCCTAATGCCGGACGTGAGCAGACTGTGATGATCGTTGATATCGGTGCGACCATGATGCACATCAATGTGCTACACAACAACGCGCCAATCTACGCGCGTGAGCAAAGTTTTGGCGGTGCACAATTAACACAAGAGGTTCAGCGTCGTTTTGGGCTATCGCAAGAAGAGGCTGAAATCGCTAAGCGTAAGGGTGGCTTGCCAGAAAGTTATGAAAGCGAAGTCTTGCAACCTTTTGTTCAATTGCTAGCAATGGAAGTTGCCAGAGCGTTGCAGTTTTTCACCAGCTCTACCCAATACAACCGTGTTGATCATATTGTGTTGGCAGGCGGGTGCGCTTCCATTCCTGAGATTGATATAACGGTCCAAGATCGCACGCAGGTCAATACTATTGTTGCAAACCCCTTCCACAGCATGGCGGTTAGTGCGAAAGTTAGGCCACAGCAAGCAGCGACAGATGCACCTGCATTATTGATTGCTTGTGGACTTGCAATGCGAGGGTTCGCACTATGA
- a CDS encoding penicillin-binding protein 1A, whose amino-acid sequence MTPNKWWHYLLLTIVVSGLSAIAFVGIAVAVVYPSLPSLETLTDYRPKLPLRVYSEDGYLIEEFGEERRAYVKISDVPKSMKDAVLAIEDRRFYQHGGIDTKGILRAIKNNLTGVSHEGASTITMQVAKNFFTKPNGKRTLGTKINEALLAIKIENNLSKDKILELYINQIYLGQRSYGFAAASQVYFGKPLEKLNLAETALLAGLPKAPSGYNPYTHPKRAIARQNEVLRDMYRYGFIEESVYKKALNQPLRFKASRQSRDLSADYVAEMVRESLYATYQDEIYSSGLKVYTTVRKANQEAANSALRDGILDYDARQGYRGPEKLLKLSQPATDADKEIITEALSDIEISNGLMPAAITKIAEKSITVHTKYGDDIEISGKGLALIDRTLNEKNPEKRLLKVGSVIRILNASPSTQSGQWRVVQLPQVESALISIDPETGAIRALVGGFDFNRNKFNHVTQAWRQPGSSFKPFIYSAALEKGYTPATIVEDEPLSFSSEETGNTEWTPQNYDATFDGPIRLRQALAKSKNMVAIRVLESIGKGYAQDYITRFGFAAKNHPAYMTMALGAGSATPMQMASAYAVFANGGYRVNPYLISKIVDHNGKLISKSKFVTAKHDAPRVIDARNAFIMNSMMQDVVRYGTATKALQLGRSDLAGKTGTTNDHFDAWFTGYSPKQVAVTWVGFDKPKRLGRNETGGSTALPIWIKYMATALRNVPETEMPVPDGVMALRVDPVTGVRADNDENGIYEYFYHENPPPEMEIPLPGMFEEEALPLSQPQQMLQPEIILQPKSLIPKAPEQPSRFKEPGAAKAIKPADAASNKDLATNKSAEQTKAKKPEPSNTVAAHDQVQQLFNPH is encoded by the coding sequence ATGACTCCAAACAAATGGTGGCACTATCTTTTGTTAACAATCGTTGTTAGCGGCCTATCTGCCATTGCTTTTGTAGGGATTGCTGTTGCAGTCGTTTACCCAAGCTTACCATCGCTTGAAACACTCACAGACTATCGACCCAAGCTACCGTTGCGAGTTTACTCTGAGGATGGCTATTTAATTGAGGAGTTCGGTGAAGAGCGACGTGCTTATGTAAAAATCAGTGACGTACCCAAAAGCATGAAAGATGCCGTACTTGCGATTGAAGACCGTCGCTTTTATCAACATGGTGGTATTGATACCAAAGGCATTCTTCGCGCCATCAAAAACAACCTCACTGGAGTGAGCCATGAGGGTGCAAGCACCATCACCATGCAGGTGGCCAAGAATTTTTTCACAAAGCCTAATGGCAAACGCACCCTAGGCACTAAGATCAATGAAGCGTTACTCGCCATTAAAATCGAAAACAATTTAAGTAAAGATAAAATTCTTGAGTTGTATATCAACCAAATTTATCTCGGCCAACGTTCTTACGGCTTTGCTGCTGCTTCACAAGTTTACTTTGGCAAACCATTGGAAAAATTAAATCTGGCAGAGACTGCCTTACTGGCGGGCCTCCCTAAAGCACCATCTGGTTACAACCCTTACACACATCCTAAGCGTGCCATCGCACGGCAAAACGAAGTACTGCGCGATATGTATCGCTATGGATTTATTGAAGAGTCTGTTTACAAAAAAGCGCTGAACCAACCACTTCGATTTAAGGCGTCCAGACAATCTCGTGACTTATCAGCAGACTATGTTGCTGAAATGGTCAGAGAAAGCCTATACGCAACCTATCAAGATGAGATTTATAGTAGCGGTTTAAAGGTTTACACCACCGTACGTAAAGCCAACCAAGAGGCGGCAAACAGTGCGCTTAGAGATGGCATATTAGATTACGACGCACGCCAAGGTTATCGTGGGCCAGAAAAGCTGCTTAAATTAAGCCAGCCAGCCACTGATGCAGACAAAGAGATCATCACAGAAGCGCTCAGTGATATTGAGATATCAAACGGGTTAATGCCTGCGGCCATTACAAAAATTGCAGAAAAATCGATTACCGTACATACAAAATATGGTGATGACATTGAAATCAGCGGTAAAGGCTTAGCGTTGATTGATAGAACTCTCAATGAAAAAAATCCCGAGAAGCGCTTATTAAAAGTGGGTTCAGTGATTCGTATTTTAAACGCATCACCATCTACCCAATCAGGTCAATGGCGAGTGGTTCAGCTACCTCAAGTTGAATCAGCACTTATCTCCATAGACCCTGAAACTGGCGCAATTCGCGCTTTGGTAGGCGGCTTTGATTTTAATCGCAATAAATTCAATCATGTTACCCAAGCATGGCGCCAACCAGGGTCGAGCTTTAAACCTTTCATTTATTCTGCCGCTTTAGAAAAAGGCTACACACCCGCAACCATTGTTGAAGATGAACCTTTAAGCTTTTCATCTGAAGAAACGGGCAATACAGAATGGACCCCTCAAAATTACGATGCAACATTCGATGGTCCAATTCGACTCAGACAAGCTTTGGCAAAGTCTAAAAACATGGTGGCGATTCGTGTGTTAGAGAGTATCGGCAAGGGCTATGCACAAGACTACATTACTCGCTTTGGGTTTGCAGCCAAAAATCATCCTGCTTATATGACAATGGCACTTGGCGCAGGCTCTGCAACCCCCATGCAAATGGCAAGCGCCTATGCGGTGTTTGCGAATGGTGGTTACCGAGTTAATCCATACTTAATTTCTAAAATTGTGGACCATAACGGCAAGCTAATTTCTAAAAGTAAATTTGTAACAGCAAAGCATGATGCGCCACGTGTCATCGATGCGCGCAATGCATTCATCATGAACTCAATGATGCAAGATGTGGTGCGATACGGCACGGCAACCAAGGCTTTACAGCTTGGGCGTAGCGATCTAGCAGGCAAAACCGGGACAACAAACGACCATTTTGACGCATGGTTTACAGGTTACAGCCCGAAGCAAGTGGCCGTGACATGGGTTGGGTTTGATAAACCTAAACGCCTAGGCCGCAACGAAACTGGCGGCTCAACAGCATTGCCAATTTGGATTAAATATATGGCAACCGCACTAAGAAATGTGCCTGAAACTGAAATGCCGGTACCCGATGGGGTGATGGCGCTACGCGTAGACCCAGTGACTGGGGTAAGGGCGGACAATGATGAAAATGGCATTTATGAATACTTCTATCATGAAAATCCTCCACCTGAAATGGAGATTCCATTGCCAGGTATGTTTGAAGAGGAAGCACTACCATTAAGCCAGCCTCAGCAAATGTTACAACCTGAAATCATTTTGCAGCCAAAGAGCTTAATTCCTAAAGCACCTGAGCAACCATCAAGATTTAAAGAGCCTGGCGCAGCCAAAGCAATTAAACCTGCTGACGCTGCCAGCAACAAAGATTTGGCGACGAATAAATCTGCAGAGCAAACAAAAGCTAAAAAACCTGAACCCAGCAATACAGTTGCAGCACACGATCAGGTTCAGCAGCTATTTAACCCGCATTAA
- the xth gene encoding exodeoxyribonuclease III: MKLASWNVNSLNVRLPHVVDWLTANQPDVLCLQETKQEDSKFPYEALRELGYHAVHIGQKTYNGVAIISRHPILNVQHNIPNFDDDQQRVIAADINGVRVVCAYIPNGQAVDSDKYQYKMRWLTALNDWLKTELAQHPKLALLGDYNIAPEDRDCHDPAAWEGQILVSPLEREAFSRLINLGLHDSFRLFEQPEKSFSWWDYRMMGFRRNLGMRIDHILVSDSLKASCKAAYIDKAPRKLERPSDHTPVVLELNAG; encoded by the coding sequence ATGAAACTAGCTAGTTGGAACGTCAATTCTCTTAATGTGCGCTTGCCACACGTGGTGGACTGGTTAACGGCGAATCAACCAGACGTACTTTGCCTGCAAGAAACCAAGCAAGAGGATAGCAAGTTTCCTTATGAGGCATTGCGTGAGTTGGGCTACCATGCCGTGCATATTGGTCAAAAAACCTATAACGGCGTGGCGATTATTAGTCGTCATCCTATTCTTAACGTGCAGCATAATATTCCCAATTTCGATGATGATCAGCAGCGTGTGATTGCTGCTGACATTAATGGAGTTCGTGTTGTCTGCGCTTATATTCCTAATGGTCAGGCAGTGGATTCTGACAAGTATCAATATAAAATGCGTTGGTTAACTGCATTAAATGACTGGCTTAAAACGGAGCTGGCACAGCATCCAAAATTGGCTTTGCTAGGAGACTATAACATTGCACCAGAAGACCGTGATTGCCACGATCCTGCCGCTTGGGAAGGGCAGATATTAGTGTCGCCTTTAGAGCGGGAGGCGTTTAGTCGTTTAATTAATCTTGGTTTACATGACAGTTTCAGGTTGTTTGAACAGCCTGAAAAGAGCTTTAGCTGGTGGGATTATCGTATGATGGGCTTTAGGCGAAATCTAGGTATGCGCATCGATCATATACTGGTAAGCGACTCTCTTAAAGCGTCATGTAAAGCGGCCTACATAGATAAGGCGCCGCGTAAGCTGGAGCGCCCATCTGATCACACACCGGTAGTGCTTGAGCTTAATGCGGGTTAA
- a CDS encoding HAD family hydrolase: protein MIKAAIFDMDGLLIDSERIIMQACITAAQQVGITYTQAEYVELIGLAGPDSTRVMTAQLGGTERFNQVMVGLDAELAKLNHTFPLKQGALKLLQHYQANHIVCSVASSSATHHITHRLSQVGVIDYFSHITSGQEVARGKPNPDIYLLAIERLGLKAEQCIAFEDSEAGARAAIAAGLKVVVVPDLIQPSDFVTKHSHQIVGNLLSYLDQI, encoded by the coding sequence ATGATTAAAGCCGCAATATTTGATATGGACGGCTTGCTGATTGATTCTGAACGTATCATCATGCAAGCTTGTATAACTGCCGCACAACAAGTTGGCATCACGTACACACAAGCTGAATATGTAGAACTGATTGGCCTTGCTGGGCCAGATTCCACACGTGTCATGACTGCCCAACTAGGCGGCACTGAACGATTTAATCAAGTGATGGTTGGCTTAGATGCAGAACTGGCAAAGCTAAACCATACTTTCCCGCTCAAACAAGGCGCCCTTAAGCTACTCCAACATTACCAAGCTAATCATATTGTTTGCAGCGTTGCCTCGTCATCCGCCACGCACCACATTACTCACCGCTTAAGCCAAGTTGGCGTCATTGATTATTTTAGCCACATCACCAGCGGGCAAGAAGTAGCGCGAGGCAAACCCAACCCAGACATTTACCTACTAGCGATTGAAAGATTAGGCTTAAAAGCAGAACAATGCATTGCTTTTGAAGATAGTGAAGCTGGAGCGCGCGCTGCGATTGCCGCAGGATTAAAAGTGGTTGTCGTGCCAGACTTAATACAGCCAAGTGACTTTGTCACCAAACATAGCCATCAAATAGTCGGCAACTTGTTAAGTTATTTAGATCAAATTTAA
- the tmpT gene encoding thiopurine S-methyltransferase has product MKHDFWHQKWQKNEIGFHLNEANPLLVAHLSSLNLKLGSRIFLPLCGKTLDIAWLLAQGYRVVGAELSLIAVEDLFKSFGLTPAISKVGEIAHYSTSNLDMFVGDIFEVSPDMLGCVDAVYDRAALVALPEDMRKSYAAHVIALTYAAPQLLICFEYDQALQVGPPFSVGADEVKQHYQTSYNLTLLASVDVAGGLKGKCAATEHAWHLRPLNLI; this is encoded by the coding sequence ATGAAACACGACTTCTGGCACCAAAAATGGCAGAAAAACGAGATTGGCTTCCATTTAAATGAAGCTAATCCGTTATTGGTAGCGCACCTCTCCAGCCTCAATTTAAAACTTGGTTCACGAATATTTTTACCTCTCTGTGGCAAGACGCTTGATATTGCTTGGCTATTGGCGCAAGGCTATCGAGTTGTAGGCGCGGAGCTGAGTTTAATTGCTGTTGAAGACCTATTTAAAAGCTTTGGATTAACGCCAGCAATTAGCAAGGTTGGTGAAATTGCACATTACAGCACGTCCAACCTCGACATGTTTGTTGGCGATATTTTTGAAGTATCACCAGATATGTTGGGGTGTGTGGATGCTGTGTATGACAGAGCCGCTTTGGTAGCGTTGCCTGAAGATATGCGTAAAAGTTATGCCGCACATGTAATAGCGCTTACGTATGCGGCTCCTCAATTGTTGATTTGTTTTGAGTACGACCAAGCTTTGCAGGTTGGCCCGCCATTTTCTGTCGGGGCGGATGAGGTCAAGCAGCATTATCAAACGAGCTATAATTTAACCTTGCTTGCCAGCGTGGATGTTGCCGGCGGGTTAAAGGGTAAATGTGCCGCTACGGAACATGCTTGGCATTTGCGGCCCTTAAATTTGATCTAA
- a CDS encoding AAA family ATPase: MKLQINKLVLDTIFCSEFNPLTSNNIIDFTNKSICVLYGPNGTGKTSFTNVMNQVKNSKYEVEFDAKVLTEVNEKIVHVISDQNGRNVIVGSTEDFILGDNIKKEYELKKQLEDKFIILYTSIIDGLKNSFSITTKSSPISQLITNPDLKSYISDLANNKSKGKDIERVAFLKQVSGITIKDIPEHDEIKLKFVINDYAKNSLISLLRNIKLELVKEEKQIRKIDESDTAIKVLEKFHYIDDCIVCDTSIKREILLQSKKDLYQTTINSLSDQTKLIIENIIKKISGDDPFKIQENLQASLINGNANLITQICNEIKTYEEIIDSKLTNLFINTLADSGLISIQSEYEKLLIEKPEFEEEDVLYIETFLNECLDKKITLKRDENNNLKLLLGDQEFLNKGRQDLSLSNGEQNFLSLAFELLKAKKVSQEIIVLDDPISSFDSIYKNKIAYAIIKILNNKKSIVLTHNTDLIKLLEHQHKNCFNLYFINNTSGEENGFIPVNTDEVKILLYLYELLNLLRSGIAAEIVDEKAFVISLVPYMRGYCQITNDIDSKNSLTSIMHGYKTEKVNITDIYNTLFPPGIINNTYEISAQDIIGLDIDNLTILRNDRFPLLNKTLKHSLSYLYLRLLVEKKLVGKYAVNTDKKQLLSDIIIDSFKSGSKDDIQNKVFFLSRKTLLNEFNHFEIDMNIFQPAIDITNSALKKEKSDILLKLNSI, from the coding sequence ATGAAATTACAAATAAATAAACTTGTACTAGACACTATTTTCTGTAGTGAATTTAACCCATTGACTTCTAATAATATTATCGACTTCACTAATAAATCTATATGTGTTTTATATGGTCCTAATGGGACAGGTAAAACGAGCTTTACAAACGTAATGAACCAAGTCAAAAATTCGAAATACGAGGTGGAGTTTGATGCTAAGGTTCTCACAGAAGTAAACGAAAAAATAGTACATGTAATCAGTGACCAAAATGGAAGAAATGTCATCGTTGGCAGTACAGAAGACTTCATTCTCGGTGACAACATTAAAAAAGAATATGAATTAAAAAAACAACTAGAAGATAAGTTCATAATACTTTACACATCTATTATTGATGGACTAAAAAATTCGTTCTCAATAACTACAAAAAGCTCGCCAATTTCCCAATTAATAACAAACCCTGATTTGAAAAGTTATATTTCAGACTTGGCAAATAATAAATCTAAAGGGAAAGACATTGAAAGAGTTGCTTTTCTGAAGCAAGTTAGCGGAATTACAATTAAAGATATCCCAGAGCATGATGAAATAAAACTTAAATTTGTAATAAATGACTATGCAAAAAACTCACTTATTAGTCTTTTACGTAACATAAAGCTTGAGTTAGTTAAGGAAGAAAAACAAATTAGAAAAATTGATGAGAGCGATACTGCTATTAAGGTTTTAGAAAAGTTTCATTATATTGATGACTGTATTGTATGTGATACATCAATAAAAAGAGAAATTCTACTCCAGTCTAAAAAGGACTTATATCAAACAACGATTAATTCATTGAGCGACCAAACAAAATTAATAATTGAAAATATTATTAAGAAAATAAGTGGGGATGACCCTTTCAAAATTCAGGAAAATCTTCAAGCATCATTAATAAATGGGAACGCAAATTTAATTACGCAAATTTGTAATGAAATCAAAACTTATGAAGAAATTATTGACTCGAAACTAACAAACTTGTTCATAAACACTTTAGCCGATAGTGGCTTAATCTCAATTCAAAGTGAGTATGAGAAACTACTTATTGAAAAACCTGAATTTGAAGAAGAAGACGTACTTTATATTGAAACCTTTTTAAATGAATGTTTAGACAAAAAAATTACGTTAAAACGAGATGAAAATAATAATCTTAAATTGCTACTTGGTGACCAAGAGTTTCTTAATAAAGGTAGGCAAGACTTATCTTTAAGCAATGGCGAGCAAAATTTCTTATCTTTAGCATTTGAGTTGTTAAAAGCAAAAAAGGTTAGTCAAGAAATTATTGTACTTGACGACCCTATATCAAGCTTTGATTCAATCTATAAAAATAAAATTGCTTACGCAATTATCAAAATTCTTAACAATAAAAAATCTATTGTTTTAACCCACAACACTGACCTTATAAAGTTACTGGAGCATCAACATAAAAACTGTTTCAATCTATATTTCATAAATAACACTAGCGGTGAAGAAAATGGATTTATACCAGTCAATACAGATGAAGTGAAAATATTGCTTTATTTGTACGAATTACTTAACTTGTTAAGAAGTGGAATTGCTGCTGAGATTGTTGACGAGAAAGCCTTTGTAATTTCACTGGTGCCCTATATGAGAGGTTATTGTCAAATAACTAATGATATTGATTCAAAGAATAGTTTGACATCAATAATGCATGGCTATAAAACTGAGAAAGTTAATATTACAGACATTTACAACACGTTATTTCCGCCTGGAATTATTAATAATACTTATGAAATATCAGCGCAAGATATTATCGGCTTAGATATTGATAATTTAACAATCTTAAGAAATGACAGATTTCCATTGCTAAACAAAACGTTAAAACATAGTCTTAGCTATTTATACTTGCGTCTCTTAGTAGAAAAGAAGCTTGTAGGTAAATATGCGGTTAACACTGATAAGAAACAACTCCTGAGCGATATCATTATCGATTCTTTTAAGTCTGGCAGTAAAGATGACATACAAAATAAGGTTTTCTTTCTTTCAAGGAAAACTTTGTTAAATGAATTTAACCATTTCGAAATCGATATGAATATTTTTCAGCCAGCAATAGATATAACAAATAGTGCTTTAAAAAAAGAAAAGTCTGATATTTTATTGAAGTTAAATTCGATTTGA